A genome region from Candidatus Anoxymicrobium japonicum includes the following:
- a CDS encoding transporter — MIGGEIQIGQYLSTPTLLHKVDPRCKLAATAACAVLVFTYSSWRLLAFTGMLVVVLALCGLPLFRMLKALRSVWIIVFVTFLLQIFLTPGEVIWRREFLSITDMGLSNGMLFSGRVLVLVVLLCALTMTTPPLRLTDGLESVLRPLSLMRVPVGRITTVVSITLMFIPGILDQSRKLMKAQMARGADFESANPVRRVKNIIPVLVPLFVKMFHDADELAVAMDARAYGEGINRTRLYPLRMRAQEASLTLLFIATAVGILFV, encoded by the coding sequence GTGATCGGCGGAGAGATACAAATCGGACAGTACCTTTCGACCCCGACCCTCCTGCACAAGGTTGATCCAAGATGCAAACTCGCGGCGACTGCGGCGTGCGCGGTTCTGGTATTCACCTACTCGAGCTGGCGCCTTCTCGCCTTCACTGGAATGCTGGTCGTTGTGCTGGCCCTCTGCGGGCTGCCGCTCTTCCGCATGCTCAAAGCGTTGCGCTCGGTCTGGATCATCGTCTTCGTAACGTTCCTGCTACAGATATTCCTGACCCCCGGCGAAGTGATCTGGCGCCGGGAGTTCTTGAGCATTACCGACATGGGGCTCTCGAACGGCATGCTCTTTTCAGGGCGCGTGCTCGTGCTGGTCGTGCTGCTCTGTGCGTTGACGATGACAACTCCGCCGCTGCGGCTCACCGACGGGCTCGAGTCCGTACTGCGTCCCCTGTCGCTCATGCGCGTGCCTGTCGGCCGGATAACGACGGTAGTCAGCATCACGTTGATGTTCATACCAGGCATTCTCGATCAGAGCAGGAAACTCATGAAGGCGCAGATGGCCCGTGGCGCGGACTTCGAGTCGGCAAATCCGGTGCGCCGCGTCAAAAACATCATTCCCGTGCTGGTGCCGCTCTTTGTGAAAATGTTTCACGACGCGGATGAGCTGGCCGTCGCGATGGACGCGCGAGCCTACGGCGAAGGCATAAACCGCACTCGCCTCTACCCTTTGCGCATGCGCGCGCAAGAAGCCTCACTCACACTACTCTTCATAGCAACAGCCGTCGGAATACTGTTTGTCTGA